From Pan troglodytes isolate AG18354 chromosome 9, NHGRI_mPanTro3-v2.0_pri, whole genome shotgun sequence, the proteins below share one genomic window:
- the DCUN1D5 gene encoding DCN1-like protein 5 isoform X4 → MCDCTEKLQNKFDFLRSQLNDISSFKNIYRYAFDFARDKDQRSLDIDTAKSMLALLLGRTWPLFSVFYQYLEQSKYRVMNKDQWYNVLEFSRTVHADLSNYDEDGAWPVLLDEFVEWQKVRQTS, encoded by the exons gtGTGACTgcacagaaaagttacaaaacaaATTTGACTTTTTGCGCTCACAGTTGAATGATATTTCGTCATTTAAGAATATCTACAGATATGCCTTTGATTTTGCAAGG GATAAAGATCAGAGAAGCCTTGATATTGATACTGCTAAATCTATGTTAGCTCTTCTGCTTGGGAGGACATGGCCACTGTTTTCAGTATTTTACCAGTACCTGGAG CAATCAAAGTATCGTGTTATGAACAAAGATCAATGGTACAATGTATTAGAATTCAGCAGAACAGTCCATGCTGATCTTAGTAACTATGATGAAGATGGTGCTT ggCCTGTTCTTCTTGATGAATTTGTTGAGTGGCAAAAAGTCCGTCAGACATCATAG